The genomic DNA ATGATACTGGAAACGGTGGCGGTGGCTCCGGCACCACCACAGATATCACGGATGCTATTTTCACTGCGAGAGACAGCTCTTGTGCGGATTATGTGGGAACCTACACATCCAGCGTCACTGATGTCAACAACTCGACGAGTTTTAATGGCGAACTAACGATTGCCTTGAGTGGTACTGACTGTTTATTTACCACCAACTCAATCCCCAATCACGACTTCAACGATGGAAGCACCTCATTTGTAACCGATATCGTAGAAGTTGATGATAGCTACACAGTCGAAGGCAGCCCCGTGGCGGCAAGCTCGGCGACAGAATTGAGTTTGGGTCTTCAAGCAGTAATTTTCCTTAACGGTGCAGTTCTTGATATCCTACCAGCAGCTTGCTATGGGGTGGGGAGTGAGCCCCTTGGTCAAGAGAAAATAGGCTGTGGCGACGATCAAGATTATGCATGGCGCTATGATCCCATGTACTCAGGTAATAACTTTGGAACTGATACTCATAATGCCCATGCCCAGCCATCTGGTCTTTATCATTATCATGCCACACCTTTGGCGATGTACACACAGACTGGTGCGACCGCAGCATCCCCAGTCATAGGGTTTGCAGCCGATGGCTTTCCAGTATTTGGGCCATACATCGATGACAATGGTACTATCAGAACCGTAACGTCGAGCTACGAGCTAAGAAGCGGCACCAGAAACGTTAGTGATCTTGGCTCAGGAAAAGTTGAAGGGGCGTCACCTGGGGGGACCTATGACGGCACCTACAGAGATGACTATGTCTACGTAGCTGGATCAGGAGACCTCGACGAGTGCAATGGCATGACAAAGGATGGGGTTTATGGCTACTATGTGACTGCCACCTTCCCCTGGGTCATCAATTGTCTTAAAGGAACTATCTCCTCTGACTTCGAACCTGGCCCGTAAATCTACTTTCAACTTGACTCAACCGAGTATTGAGGTTTCATCAAAATCAATACTCGCGTTACATATTGTATACTACATCATAGTACCTCCTGATCCCTATACCTCCTTCCATGAAGCCCATCCCTCACAGGAACGAACACTTAGAAAAATCTATCTTAATCAAGATATAGTAAATAAATTAGCTAATTAAATACGAGAGAAACGACTTGAAAAATCCAGTTAGTCTGAATTGAGGGGCTGAAGATCCGATAAGGGAGTGTATTTCGGAAGTAGAGTTAATTCAATATGGGCTAAGCTTATCGAGCGCCCGTCAGATGGGGACTAGAGACCAATGAACCAGGAAGGCAATTCACTATTATCACTTCTCGTTAGCGTATCGATCCTTGGGATTATCAGCTTGGCAGTAACCAAACTCGGCAACACGGCAAACTTCGTCGAGAGACAATCGAGATCTACGTATTCTTGGACTGCCTTGATCAGTTCGGCTCAGAAGGGCTTTTCAAATGTTAAGTTTTGCACGAAAAACTTAGGTGGTCGGATTCTGCCTGCTCTCAATGAGAGCCCTATCCTCATTCAGAAAGTCATCGACCTCAACGATCGAGATTTCATTTTCCCCGATCAAGAGCTCACGTCTGGCAAAGGGTCTATGAAGGTTTTAAGTCTGAGTCTATCTCATCATGTGGAGTTATCGAACAACCGAGCCTTGGGCGACTTCAATATTAAACTGGCCAAGCAAGCCCCTAATGGCAAGATTCTCTCGAAAAGTCATAAGATTCCGATTCAATTTGAAATCGACCCGACCAGTCGAGAGATCATAACTTGCAGCCGGGATATCAATTTTGCTGGTACAGATGCCAACGAACAAATATGCCATTTGTCGAGCAATGGCAAAAAAGTCTATGACCCAGCAACTGGTAAATGCGTAAGCCTCACTGAAACAGTCTGCTACCAGGGTAATCGGAGAGGAGCTTCCTGTGTGAACCCCAACGAGACAATTTCATCCTGCCGAGTAGAAGGTATCGAAGATAAATTCTCTGGTGTGAAACGTGCTATTGAGGGCGGCTTTACAACCCAACCCTCAGCCTCTGTCGTACAACTTGACTATAATAGCAACTCTTGTACCTGCCTTTACGCCTTAAGCGAAGTGGACAGCTCAAGTGCGCGATGCGTCGCATGTTGTGCTGGCCCCAGCCCATTTGCCTTAAAACAGTTCGCTGGAGGATAGAGCGTTGAAATTGAACGAACGAGGCTTTTCTACGATCACTATGCTTTTCATGGCTATGTTTTTTGGGATTATCGCTATGAAGATAGGAGCAGGGATGAATAGGACCCAACATCTCCAGACAAAGTCCTCAGAGGAAGTTCTTTTCGCGGATGCAAGTGCCTACATCAACATGATTCTTAGGCACCCAAAGCGCTGTCGCACCGAGCTTATAAAGTCTAGCATCAATCAATACCAGTTTAACCCAAATGGCCTCATTTCTAGCAAACTAGACTCAATTGGAATCTCATTCAAGCAATTGGAGCCAGCGTCAAGCGATACCAGCAACAGCTTACAGGGATTGACCCTTAAAGTGCAAGGTCGTCGGGGCCAGCTCTATAAACAAACCTTCTATGTTTATCTCATGTCTAATAGCACAAAGATCACGGCTTGCAGAGGAACGATCGTAGATCCACGATCAGGTTTGGCGATGGAACAAAAATATTGCCGTTTGATCCATGGGCAAGACTATGATCCAATGTCGGGGTTATGTTCGACCTAGAGCTGGCCTAAAAATGACTGGGGAGTAATACATTTATCTAACTAATATTATTTCTATATTCCCTAGGTTAAACACCATTCGATGCCAACGAAAAATCATGACTCATACATTCCCTTAACAATCCGATACCCTAGAGGTGCTGCGCAAAACCTTAGGTGATGGAATGATTGGTAAATCCAAAGGAAAAACCAAGAAAAAAGGGGAAGCTAAAGAGCAACGCCGATACTTTCGTATTGAGTACCCTCTCAGCCACAGACCCGAATTTGTTCATAAAATCGGTAAATTTCCTATATTTGATCTTTCCGAAGGTGGGCTAAGTTTCCAGGTTGCACCTGAGTACACATTCATGGAAACTGAGAAGGTCACGGCGGAAGTAAGGCTCGTTTCCGGAGTCAGTCATACTATTAAGGGTCGGGTCATCAGAGTCATTGGAAGAAAAATTATTATTGAATTCATTGATCCAGTGCCATTGTCTAAGATTATGGAAGAAGAACGATTTCTCGTGCAGCGGCAACTGCTACGTGCAGATTAAATTTGCTGAGCATTGAATTTCTAGGGTTTTAGGAGACTGAATGGCTAAGAAGGTTCTCATCGTTGAAGATTCACCCACGGTGCGTAAAAGCCTTGAGACAGTAATTCACACCGCAGGTCATAAGCCAGTATCAGCTAGCAACGGCAAGGAAGCACTAGAAATTTTAGAGCAAGAAAATCATGGTATCCAGATCATCATCAGCGATATCAATATGCCCCACATGGATGGCATTGCGCTGATTAAAAACCTTGCGGAGAAAGACATTAAAATCCCCACCATCATGCTCACGACTGAAAGTTCAGCGGACCTTATTCGCAAGGCAAGAGAATACGGCGCTAAAGGCTGGCTTGTGAAACCATTCCTAGGAGAGCAGATTCTTGCAACGATCGACAAACTTGCCCTCCCCTAGTAAATGTCTTCCTAGAAATCCCGACGCGGCGAGTGAATCAATTTTAAAAATTCCTGACGGGTATCGACATTCCGAAAGCAACCGTGCATGCTACTGGTGGTGGTGTAAGACTTCTGTTTTTCTACACCACGCATCATCATGCACAAGTGATAGGCATCGATGACAACTCCGACCCCTTCAGGCTCAAGATACTCCTGTAAGCAAGCTGCAATCTGATTTGTCATTCGCTCTTGAACTTGCAGACGTCGTGCGAATACGTCTACTAATCTAGGGATTTTAGAAAGCCCGACCACCCGCTTGCCTGGAATATAGCCCACATGCACTTGGCCATAAAATGGAATTACATGGTGTTCGCAAAGGCTGTAGAATTCGATGTTCCTGACGATGACCATGTCTTGGTATTCCACATCAAATAGAGCATCGTTCAAGATTGTTGGGATGTCCTCCTCATAGCCCGAGGTAAGAAACTGTATGCTTTGCAGGTAGCGATCAGGTGTTTTAACCAGACCGTCGCGACTAGGTTTTTCACCTAAGTCTTCAAGAAGTTTAGTGAAATTTTGCCGATGTTGATCGTAGGTTTTATCATCCACGGATGGCCTCGTGATTGGTGAGTCTTTATACTAAGACTACCTTAGGCCAAAGGATTGTTCCAGCCTATGAAGAGCTTCGAAACCTAATCGATGTAAGCTTACAAAGCCCTTTCCTGAGAGGCCATTTCTTTGATAGCTTCCATAAAGCTACCGTTTTGAAGAGATGAGAATTTATTTAGTACTGACACATGATTGGGCAGCGACTCCTTAACTTCGTCTACGGCGCAGCCAGTAAGCACCATTACCGAGGAGCTTGTGCCACTACAAAGGTGCACGATATCTGAGCCCAACTCAGGCCCAAGAAGATAGTCTGTCACGACAATTTCGAAATCGTGGTCGCTAAATAGCTCGACGGCCTCAGCAATATTGCCCGCAACGGAAATATCGCAGTCGGGGAATTCCCGATGGATAAAGTTTTTTACCAAGAGCGAAAAGTCATCACTATCATCGACGATTAAAATCGACTTTGGAATCATGGTGTCCTCCCTCGTTAACCCCTCATCGTAACAATCGCCACAGCCTTGAGTGCCTCAAAGTGGCCTCTTGAAAGTCCTAATGAAAACCATAAGATTCAGATTGGCCTCAAACTGAAATTGGTGCTTAGGCCGCAACACTGGTGCTGGTAAACTTCTGAGATAACCTGGAGATATTAATGCAAAAGCGCGATCCGAATACCATGACTGAAGAGATGTGGCGAGAAGAACTAAGTCCTGAAGAATATTATGTTTTAAGAGATAAGGGCACAGAACGCCCGTTCACTGGCGAGCATCTCGACAATTTCAAAGCTGGTAAATGGCTTTGCAGGGCCTGCGGTGCCGAATTGTTTGATGGCAGCCAAAAATTCGAGTCGAGCTGTGGTTGGCCTTCGTTCAGCGAGTCGCTAAATTCAAAAATTGATGAGAAGGAGGATCGTAGCCACGGAATGGTCCGCACAGAAGTTCTTTGCCATAACTGCCAATCCCATCTTGGGCACGTATTTAACGATGGGCCACCCCCATCTGGCCTACGCTACTGCATCAATTCATTGGCTCTGAGCTTTCGAGAAGAGAAGTAATGCTTTGAGAAGCGCAGCGACCACTGGCTTCCCAAAAAATTTAGGGGCTATTGAACAGCAACCTGGTAGCGATTGCCCCAGTTGTCGTCAACTATCTCTTGCCCATCGACTTCGTAGATCAGGTAATACTCAAGCTGCGAACAAGGTGGAACCCTCAGGTCAAATGACCAGAACTCGACACCATAGACATTGGGGCTCGGAACGTTTGAATAGCCGTAATGCTGTTGATATTGATAGGTGGCCTTTACTTCATCTTGGCTTTGCCAGCCGTCTCGGGAGTATATGACTTTTACGGATTTGTGAGGCGCAAGATTGCGAAGGTGAATCCGACCCGAGAAAAATGCTGAGTCTCCATGGAGAGATGCATAAAGCTGAGCACCGTCACTCAAAAGATCGGGACCCATCATCATTCCCTCGCTTTTGAACAGTGTGTAGTTCTGCCCCCGATTATTATCCCAGAATGCCAGCTCGTTGACACGATAGTATAGTGCAAACTCCAGATCGCATATCTGCTTTTGATGATCGTTCGCAGCTTGCTCATCAATTGGAAAATCTGCCGTCAGTCCATTGATGCGCCAGATCTCCATCTGATTCCCCACACTGCGATCATATGCTGCGGGCACATCGCGCCATTGCCCCTCGCAATCCTTCAGACGAACGCCAACGGCCTTGTCATAAGCAATATCTTTAACGAGAATTTCAAGGTAAGCGTTCTGCCAAGCAACGCCGTACTTGGCACCTACTGAACTAAACGCTTTCAAGAGGCGAACTTCATTTGCCCCAAAGCTGACGGAAGTGGTCCAAAATACTCCTAAGATAACTAATATGAAACGTGACATCCCTATCTCCTCCTCATCCTAAATCTCTGTTTCCAAGGTTTTTATGAATCAACGAAACGCTTGTGTCTAATCAATAATGTAATTTTATTTCATCTTAACCGAGTTAATTGCATCTTATATGTAATTTTACAACACATCACGAAGCTTGTCTTCGCCAGACCTGCCAAAAACTTTAGGTCGCTCACTCTATGACGGCACTCGCTTCAGAGCTAGCATTCGGTTTAAGCTATGGGTTTAGAGTTAATAATCCCGACACTCGGGGTTGCTCGATTGAGTTCACAATAGAAGTCCAAAAAAGGGAGAGGCAATGAACTGGTTAGAGAAAATAGATTCGTACTGTGAGCGGTTAGATCCTAGCTTTTGGGCGGAACCCGTGAACTTTCTATCCAACTTGTCCTTCATAGTTGGTGGGTTATGGATTTTTCATGAAGCTAGAAAGCGCCAGATTCCATGGCATTGGACTTGGGTTACGGCTGCGGTGTTGGATATTTCCGTAGGAATTTGTTCGGGTTTGTTTCATAGCCTTGCAAACCGATGGTCAGGTGCCGCTGATGTCATATCTATTTTGATCTTTGTGGTATTCGCAAAGGCTGTTTGGATTCTAAGGATCGCCCAAAAAAGCCGTCTGTGGGCTGCTGGCTTTTTCCTAGCGTTGGGTTTATCCACGGCTTTATTTGTAAGTGTTCTTAAAGGGCTCCCTCTCAACGGTTCTCACGGTTATATGGGAATTCTATTTTCTTTGCTATTCCTAGGCTACCTTGATCGTCTTCAGGAGACATCTAAGCCATACATATGGTATGCAGCACTGGTTTTTCCGGTGTCACTGTTCTTTAGGACAGTTGATACGATCGTTTGTGAGTATTTTACTCTAGGCACCCACTTTATATGGCATCTCTTAAATGGCTTAGTACTCTTTCTTGTTCTAAAAAGCCTCTTGAATCATACTAATAAATACATGGTTATGGTTAGTAATAGATAGGAACTGAAAGGTAGCTGAGAAACCTGAGTACGAAAGGGATTTTCACCCTCCGGCATATTACCAAGGTCGAAACTCGATGTTGAATGCCCAGCTACATCCACTTTCAGCTTTAATAGCTCTTCAATTGGCATAGCCAAAAAATCATCTGCTTTCTGAGTCATAAGGACTTTACTAACACACAGTAATGAAGCGATTGGGTACTTCACAAGAACGCCAAAACAAAGTAGTCGACGCCCTTACTATACAGTTCCAAAGCCAAGTTTGAACACTGCTGATCCGCACCTCAATATAAAGCCAAGAAGTCAAGTACTAGGACAATTGCTTTTCTATCCAGGCTTGGGTTTCTGGCTTTGCTCGAAGCATTAGCGTGGTTCCCACCTCATCGTATGACTCTTGCAGAACTCTAGCCCGAGCCCGGATTTTCCCGATCACTCCACCTTTCTCGTAGGGAACAAGCACTTCAAAATCGTTCATCTCATCTTCAAACACCTGAAGAATGATGTCACGAAGACGATTGAGATCATCTTTCGAGCGAGACGATACCAGGTGTGAATCCGGCAGATCGCGCTGAATTCTGGCTCGGTCGATTTCGGACAGAAGGTCTGATTTGTTAACAATCAACCGGCTAGGATGATCCTCAGCCCCTATCTCTGCCATCACTTTACGAGTTACTTCATACTGAGATTTGAAGTTGGGATCTGAGCCATCAACAACATAGAGCAACAGCGAAGCATTTAACGCTTCGTCTAGTGTCGATCGAAACGATGCGACTAGGTCGTGGGGCAGCTTTTTTATGAAACCCACAGTATCAGAGATTAAAATTCTCGGCGTTGTCTCTGGCTGCATGGTTCTGATGGTGGTATCTAGGGTCGCAAACAGCTTATTTTCCCCTTCCACTTCAGTCTTGGTCAGCTTACGCATCAGGGACGACTTGCCAGCATTGGTATAGCCGATAAGTGCCACTAGAGGCACATCTTTGCGATGGGAGCGTCGGTTATC from Pseudobacteriovorax antillogorgiicola includes the following:
- a CDS encoding YHYH protein: MKKAICYLALIAMLSCSDSDDDDSSDDTGNGGGGSGTTTDITDAIFTARDSSCADYVGTYTSSVTDVNNSTSFNGELTIALSGTDCLFTTNSIPNHDFNDGSTSFVTDIVEVDDSYTVEGSPVAASSATELSLGLQAVIFLNGAVLDILPAACYGVGSEPLGQEKIGCGDDQDYAWRYDPMYSGNNFGTDTHNAHAQPSGLYHYHATPLAMYTQTGATAASPVIGFAADGFPVFGPYIDDNGTIRTVTSSYELRSGTRNVSDLGSGKVEGASPGGTYDGTYRDDYVYVAGSGDLDECNGMTKDGVYGYYVTATFPWVINCLKGTISSDFEPGP
- a CDS encoding PilZ domain-containing protein codes for the protein MIGKSKGKTKKKGEAKEQRRYFRIEYPLSHRPEFVHKIGKFPIFDLSEGGLSFQVAPEYTFMETEKVTAEVRLVSGVSHTIKGRVIRVIGRKIIIEFIDPVPLSKIMEEERFLVQRQLLRAD
- a CDS encoding response regulator, producing the protein MAKKVLIVEDSPTVRKSLETVIHTAGHKPVSASNGKEALEILEQENHGIQIIISDINMPHMDGIALIKNLAEKDIKIPTIMLTTESSADLIRKAREYGAKGWLVKPFLGEQILATIDKLALP
- the folE gene encoding GTP cyclohydrolase I FolE; its protein translation is MDDKTYDQHRQNFTKLLEDLGEKPSRDGLVKTPDRYLQSIQFLTSGYEEDIPTILNDALFDVEYQDMVIVRNIEFYSLCEHHVIPFYGQVHVGYIPGKRVVGLSKIPRLVDVFARRLQVQERMTNQIAACLQEYLEPEGVGVVIDAYHLCMMMRGVEKQKSYTTTSSMHGCFRNVDTRQEFLKLIHSPRRDF
- a CDS encoding response regulator — its product is MIPKSILIVDDSDDFSLLVKNFIHREFPDCDISVAGNIAEAVELFSDHDFEIVVTDYLLGPELGSDIVHLCSGTSSSVMVLTGCAVDEVKESLPNHVSVLNKFSSLQNGSFMEAIKEMASQERAL
- the msrB gene encoding peptide-methionine (R)-S-oxide reductase MsrB, translated to MQKRDPNTMTEEMWREELSPEEYYVLRDKGTERPFTGEHLDNFKAGKWLCRACGAELFDGSQKFESSCGWPSFSESLNSKIDEKEDRSHGMVRTEVLCHNCQSHLGHVFNDGPPPSGLRYCINSLALSFREEK
- a CDS encoding ceramidase domain-containing protein — encoded protein: MNWLEKIDSYCERLDPSFWAEPVNFLSNLSFIVGGLWIFHEARKRQIPWHWTWVTAAVLDISVGICSGLFHSLANRWSGAADVISILIFVVFAKAVWILRIAQKSRLWAAGFFLALGLSTALFVSVLKGLPLNGSHGYMGILFSLLFLGYLDRLQETSKPYIWYAALVFPVSLFFRTVDTIVCEYFTLGTHFIWHLLNGLVLFLVLKSLLNHTNKYMVMVSNR
- the hflX gene encoding GTPase HflX, with the protein product MPVDLNKKKAKAVLAGLHLPHESEFEHRSSMDELERLVTTLGFETLGRVTQKRQRPSVAGVFGKGKLAELASWTGGTGVIHGFGKGSDDEDYEDDFIESDVDDDDLERDQATIVIFDSELSPTQLSNLEEALGVEVLDRTGVILEIFSRHAQSREARLQVEIAKLAYMAPRLRLSHVGGDRQGGGIGAKGAGESAHELDRRRIRDRIAELKNQLKAIQVEQDNRRSHRKDVPLVALIGYTNAGKSSLMRKLTKTEVEGENKLFATLDTTIRTMQPETTPRILISDTVGFIKKLPHDLVASFRSTLDEALNASLLLYVVDGSDPNFKSQYEVTRKVMAEIGAEDHPSRLIVNKSDLLSEIDRARIQRDLPDSHLVSSRSKDDLNRLRDIILQVFEDEMNDFEVLVPYEKGGVIGKIRARARVLQESYDEVGTTLMLRAKPETQAWIEKQLS